A region of Candidatus Krumholzibacteriia bacterium DNA encodes the following proteins:
- a CDS encoding HU family DNA-binding protein, whose product MTKAEIVEDIAAKTGLTKKEIAEAVDQFLKTVSDALAEGKHLEIRGFGTFKVKHRKARIARNPRTGEPAPVPERRVPVFKVSKELKDLVASRR is encoded by the coding sequence ATGACCAAGGCAGAGATCGTCGAGGACATCGCCGCGAAGACCGGACTGACCAAGAAGGAAATCGCCGAGGCCGTCGATCAATTCCTGAAGACGGTTTCGGATGCCCTCGCCGAGGGCAAGCATCTGGAGATCCGCGGCTTCGGCACCTTCAAGGTGAAGCACCGCAAGGCGCGCATCGCGCGCAACCCGCGGACGGGCGAGCCGGCTCCGGTGCCGGAGCGGCGGGTCCCGGTCTTCAAGGTCTCCAAGGAGCTCAAGGACCTGGTCGCGTCGCGGCGCTGA